The following coding sequences are from one Armatimonadota bacterium window:
- a CDS encoding PEP-CTERM sorting domain-containing protein (PEP-CTERM proteins occur, often in large numbers, in the proteomes of bacteria that also encode an exosortase, a predicted intramembrane cysteine proteinase. The presence of a PEP-CTERM domain at a protein's C-terminus predicts cleavage within the sorting domain, followed by covalent anchoring to some some component of the (usually Gram-negative) cell surface. Many PEP-CTERM proteins exhibit an unusual sequence composition that includes large numbers of potential glycosylation sites. Expression of one such protein has been shown restore the ability of a bacterium to form floc, a type of biofilm.) → MTHRSLRLAFIPAFVTLAGVAHAWIYTDNYEDSSQFGVKFLTGGTVTTSARTESGNRFLQVTSHGASNTGGPASMMVGIYRTIPFVSQWPYYDPSSQGSFANIQVELDGRYISSVGDITANLGILLIQGSQTFYASTPVAITSANWQHFSTGPISVGSLLSRQSGNIDLSPTGAPILVCVGLDARTGDSLSTNQVTFDIDNPTIQTDVVPEPSAFLAVLGGLSVLGRRRKISRIG, encoded by the coding sequence ATGACTCATCGATCCTTGCGCCTAGCCTTTATTCCTGCATTTGTGACTCTCGCTGGCGTTGCCCACGCGTGGATTTACACCGACAACTACGAAGACTCAAGCCAGTTCGGCGTGAAGTTTCTGACCGGTGGAACCGTAACAACCTCGGCTAGAACGGAGAGCGGCAATCGCTTTCTTCAAGTGACTTCTCATGGTGCATCGAACACAGGCGGACCGGCCAGCATGATGGTCGGAATCTATCGTACGATCCCCTTCGTCAGTCAGTGGCCCTACTACGATCCGTCCAGCCAGGGTTCATTCGCCAACATACAGGTCGAACTTGATGGGCGCTACATTTCGTCAGTGGGCGACATCACTGCCAACCTGGGAATTCTCTTAATTCAAGGATCGCAAACATTCTATGCTTCGACGCCCGTTGCAATCACCTCGGCGAACTGGCAGCACTTCTCAACCGGTCCGATATCAGTAGGCTCCCTTCTCTCGCGCCAATCTGGAAATATTGATCTGTCGCCGACCGGAGCTCCAATCCTTGTCTGCGTTGGCCTTGACGCTCGCACTGGCGATTCGCTGTCGACAAACCAAGTAACTTTCGATATCGACAACCCCACGATTCAAACCGATGTCGTCCCCGAGCCCTCTGCATTCCTGGCGGTGCTTGGAGGATTGTCCGTTCTTGGCCGCCGTCGAAAGATCAGTCGAATAGGTTAG
- a CDS encoding PEP-CTERM sorting domain-containing protein (PEP-CTERM proteins occur, often in large numbers, in the proteomes of bacteria that also encode an exosortase, a predicted intramembrane cysteine proteinase. The presence of a PEP-CTERM domain at a protein's C-terminus predicts cleavage within the sorting domain, followed by covalent anchoring to some some component of the (usually Gram-negative) cell surface. Many PEP-CTERM proteins exhibit an unusual sequence composition that includes large numbers of potential glycosylation sites. Expression of one such protein has been shown restore the ability of a bacterium to form floc, a type of biofilm.): protein MKVVTTYSSRALAIGAAIALGSISSANQEYEVVNIGNLSGADFGHASAINNSNVIVGWSSTGGVKDGFQWSEQYGMIDMNMWGFDSCVMNDINDNGRMVGSFTKDGVTKGYIHVMPFPGFNYIYYNEPVGNDTDSQTFGLNNFEHMVGNTGISPTDRRAAGWTINFGGFTIPGYGPQEASQLYCINDADTMGGYAKVNGTQRATLFFNDQTLLDLHGALPGANASTVSNLNDQGWATGIYHNANNVTWSFLYNPELGVQTFENLAGWDSMSFHEVSGNGVIVGTGFGGRNGDRATRWTQETGLLDLNSLISANTGWVLQDATDVNENGYIIGTGTYNGVQSNFLLKPVPEPAGILALGLGCLALLRRRKS from the coding sequence ATGAAAGTGGTAACAACATATTCGTCGCGAGCCTTGGCTATTGGGGCCGCAATTGCATTGGGATCGATCTCCTCGGCCAATCAGGAATACGAGGTCGTCAACATTGGAAACTTGTCCGGCGCCGACTTCGGGCACGCCTCGGCCATCAACAACAGTAACGTGATCGTCGGTTGGTCATCGACTGGCGGAGTCAAAGATGGTTTTCAGTGGTCAGAGCAGTACGGCATGATCGACATGAACATGTGGGGTTTCGACTCGTGCGTCATGAACGATATCAACGACAACGGACGAATGGTCGGAAGCTTCACCAAGGATGGGGTGACGAAGGGCTACATCCATGTGATGCCCTTCCCCGGCTTCAACTACATTTACTACAACGAACCGGTGGGCAACGACACCGACAGCCAAACTTTTGGCCTCAACAACTTCGAGCACATGGTCGGCAACACCGGCATCTCGCCGACCGATCGCCGCGCCGCGGGGTGGACCATCAATTTCGGAGGCTTCACCATTCCGGGCTATGGGCCGCAAGAGGCTTCGCAACTCTACTGCATCAACGATGCGGACACGATGGGTGGCTATGCCAAAGTGAACGGCACTCAGCGCGCGACCTTATTTTTCAACGACCAAACGCTGCTTGATCTGCACGGCGCTTTGCCGGGCGCAAACGCCAGCACGGTTTCCAATCTGAACGACCAAGGCTGGGCAACCGGAATCTATCACAATGCCAATAACGTGACGTGGTCGTTCCTCTACAACCCGGAACTAGGCGTTCAAACCTTCGAAAACCTCGCCGGTTGGGACTCCATGAGCTTCCATGAAGTCTCGGGTAACGGAGTGATCGTGGGGACAGGCTTTGGCGGTCGAAACGGAGATCGTGCCACTCGATGGACCCAGGAAACTGGTCTCCTCGACCTCAATTCCTTGATCTCGGCCAATACCGGCTGGGTGCTCCAAGACGCGACCGACGTCAACGAGAACGGATACATCATCGGCACCGGAACCTACAACGGGGTCCAAAGCAACTTCTTGCTGAAGCCCGTCCCCGAACCCGCTGGTATCCTCGCCCTCGGCCTTGGATGCCTCGCCCTCCTTCGCCGTCGAAAGAGCTGA
- a CDS encoding HAD-IA family hydrolase has protein sequence MTIHTSTSGVRAWCSFRNPSPVLDRILSKRGVLLDLDGTLVEYARNYASFAADLAERFEISDPKSFLEIYHQQIVQDGRVTFRESIERSLQVIGASKPQDFDHLVQISVDQYADGISRLPHTSKLLELLEGLPKAIVSNGPSDMQRAAIASARLHDDFQSILISGDADVAVRKPAAEIFRLACRRLELPPGEVVMIGDNQLADIEGAQSAGIEALHIDEIISCL, from the coding sequence TTGACTATCCATACCTCTACAAGTGGAGTGAGGGCTTGGTGCTCTTTCAGAAATCCTAGTCCCGTGCTGGATCGCATTCTGAGCAAAAGAGGGGTCCTTCTCGATCTCGACGGAACCCTCGTCGAATACGCAAGAAACTACGCCTCCTTCGCCGCCGATTTGGCCGAGAGGTTTGAAATCTCGGACCCGAAGTCTTTTCTCGAAATCTATCACCAACAAATCGTCCAAGATGGCCGCGTCACATTTCGCGAGAGTATCGAGAGGTCCTTGCAGGTGATCGGGGCGTCAAAGCCGCAGGACTTCGACCACCTGGTTCAAATTTCGGTTGACCAATATGCAGATGGAATCTCGCGCCTGCCTCACACCAGCAAACTCCTCGAACTCCTCGAAGGTCTGCCGAAGGCGATCGTCTCCAATGGACCCAGCGACATGCAGCGCGCCGCCATCGCGTCGGCCAGACTGCATGACGACTTCCAATCCATCCTGATCTCTGGTGATGCCGACGTCGCTGTCCGAAAACCCGCTGCCGAAATCTTTCGCCTTGCATGCCGCCGCCTCGAACTCCCGCCCGGCGAAGTAGTGATGATTGGCGACAACCAACTCGCCGATATCGAAGGCGCCCAAAGCGCGGGAATCGAGGCTCTTCACATCGACGAGATCATCTCCTGCCTCTAA
- a CDS encoding VOC family protein — protein MGMSNPVVFFEIGCRDSESTSQFYSSLFDWNLSSTPTGAMIDTGEGIPGQITSLGHEPHQYTTFYVQVDDVEASIEKAKELGGTLIVGPVPIPMGTFAWISDPGGNVIGLWKPKGA, from the coding sequence ATGGGCATGTCAAATCCTGTTGTCTTTTTCGAAATCGGATGCCGAGACTCGGAGTCCACCAGCCAGTTCTACTCTTCGCTCTTCGATTGGAACCTCTCGTCGACACCTACGGGGGCGATGATCGACACAGGCGAAGGCATTCCGGGACAGATCACTTCGCTGGGGCATGAGCCCCACCAGTACACGACGTTTTATGTGCAGGTGGACGATGTCGAAGCGTCGATCGAGAAGGCAAAAGAGCTCGGCGGGACTTTGATCGTCGGTCCGGTGCCGATTCCGATGGGAACGTTTGCGTGGATTTCGGATCCGGGTGGGAATGTGATTGGGTTGTGGAAGCCGAAGGGGGCATAG
- a CDS encoding imidazolonepropionase: MSRVAVRNIGQLVTMRGSQRGRAGGEMSDIGLVSDGEVHIVAGQVVFAGLSSDAPSFTADDEYDAAGGVVTPGLVDAHTHAVFAGDRADEFEERATGMSYQEIAARGGGILSTVRKTREASESDLYQQSLKHAQWMVRCGTTTAEIKSGYGLDLETELKMLRVAKDLATSGLTVVRTFLGAHAVPPEARSNVEYLDFVIHDMLPKIREHCEYVDMFVEDKYFDKKDATRYAEAAKALGLGVRLHVDQMRDSGGALLATQLQADTADHLEYSGKEGLACMDQSRTMPVLLPGSVYGIRADKYPDFAFMKEIGLPVVLASDFNPGSSPTPSLPFCMSLAVTKMGLSVAEALTACTINAAYSLKRGHRVGSLEPDKQGDLVIWGLKDYREIAYWIGFSPIRHVLAQGSCLFSG; the protein is encoded by the coding sequence GTGAGCCGCGTTGCCGTTCGCAATATCGGCCAGTTGGTGACGATGCGCGGCTCTCAGCGCGGGCGAGCGGGAGGTGAGATGTCGGATATCGGACTCGTTTCCGATGGCGAGGTCCATATCGTAGCGGGACAGGTTGTTTTTGCGGGATTGTCGTCGGACGCACCTTCCTTTACGGCCGACGACGAATATGACGCGGCGGGCGGAGTGGTCACGCCGGGGCTGGTCGATGCGCACACGCATGCCGTATTTGCTGGGGATCGCGCGGATGAGTTTGAAGAGCGCGCGACGGGAATGTCTTATCAGGAGATCGCGGCCCGGGGAGGCGGAATTCTCTCGACGGTTCGCAAGACTCGGGAAGCCTCGGAGAGCGATCTTTACCAGCAGTCTTTGAAGCATGCGCAGTGGATGGTTCGATGTGGGACCACAACGGCGGAAATCAAGTCCGGTTATGGGCTCGATTTAGAGACCGAACTGAAGATGCTTCGGGTTGCCAAGGACCTAGCGACCAGTGGTTTGACAGTCGTTCGCACCTTCCTGGGGGCTCATGCGGTGCCGCCGGAAGCGCGTTCCAACGTTGAGTACCTGGACTTTGTGATTCACGATATGTTGCCGAAGATTCGAGAGCATTGCGAGTACGTCGATATGTTTGTCGAGGACAAGTACTTCGATAAGAAGGATGCGACGCGATATGCGGAAGCGGCGAAGGCGTTGGGGCTTGGGGTGCGGCTCCACGTGGACCAGATGCGGGATTCGGGCGGGGCTTTACTGGCAACCCAACTACAAGCTGATACAGCCGACCACCTTGAATATTCGGGGAAGGAGGGATTGGCTTGTATGGACCAGAGCCGGACGATGCCGGTTCTCCTGCCCGGTTCGGTCTACGGCATCCGCGCGGATAAGTACCCAGACTTTGCGTTCATGAAGGAGATTGGCTTGCCAGTCGTACTTGCGAGTGACTTCAATCCGGGATCATCGCCGACTCCATCGCTTCCGTTCTGTATGTCCTTGGCGGTGACGAAGATGGGTCTGTCGGTGGCGGAAGCGCTGACGGCGTGTACGATCAATGCGGCTTATTCTTTGAAGCGGGGGCATCGGGTTGGGAGCCTCGAACCGGACAAGCAGGGCGACCTCGTGATTTGGGGTTTGAAGGACTATCGAGAGATTGCTTATTGGATTGGGTTTTCGCCAATTCGGCACGTTTTGGCACAGGGATCGTGCCTTTTCTCCGGCTAG